CAGCGAGAGGATCGTGATCGAACTGGAAATCATGAGGGCGAGGGCGATACCAACCAGCGCAAAAGGCACCGCGAGTTTGATCAGGCCGGGGTCCATCTGGTGAAGCCGGGCATTGTACCAAAAACTCACGTTTTGGGACACTTGAAAATAGGAGGCCATGGCGGCTGAAACGCTGCTCAGGAACGTTCCGATAATGGTGCCGATGATCGCCATGCGGACCGGGGACATCCCGTTCGGCAGGAGCGACGCGAGCCCGAAGACGATGCCCACGGCGAACAGCGAGCCAATCAGCGAATACAGGATCATGGCCAAGGAAGAGGCCTCCGGCTGGACGATCATACAAAGGGTTATGGCGAAAACCGAGCCGTCGGAGACCCCATGATCGAAGGGGATGCAAGATAGTTCCTGGTCATTCCTTGCATGATGGCCCCCGAGATGGCCAGGAACGCTCCGATCAAAAGCGCGCCGGCCGCCCTCGGCAGCCGGGAATGCATCACGATTTGATGGTTCACGTTGTCCGGATCAAAATGGAAAATCGCATGCCAAACGGTCAGCGCATCGATATTTTTTGCCCCATAGAGAATGGAGGCGGTGACGGCGGCCGCCATGGCGAACGGAGCAAGCCAAAGGATGAGGGCCGGCGACGAAATCTTTGCTCCCATTGTGCTGCCCGCCCCGTTTTTTATTCGTTGCCCAGTTTCTCCACGGCAGCTTTCAAGAAGTGGATTTTACTCCATGCCGTACCGCCTTGTGCGAGGGGATCCACCACATTGACAAACACCTTATTGTTTTTGACCGCATTGATGCTTTGCCAAATCGGATTCTTTTGCAAGTTTTCCAGTGCGTTCGGCTGATCCTTGTTCTCGTCTTCCGAAAACTGCACAAAGATATAATCCGGATTCATTTCGCTGAATTTTTCCAAAGAGATCATTTCCTGGGCCTTTGCCTGTTTGATCTCTTGAGGCGCCGTCAGTCCCAGATCCATGTACAGCGAGGGGTTGAAAAATACGTCTTCCGGATAGATCATGATATTGCCGTTTCTGATGCGGACGATGACGACTTTTTTCTCCTTCAGCCGGTCGCCCAGCTTCGCTTTCGCCTCCGCCAAATCATCCTTATACTGTTGCAGCGCTTGCTCCGCGGCGTCTTGTTTGCCTGTCAGTTCCGCAAGAAGGCGCAGGTTCGCTTCCCAGTTGGTCGAAATATGGGAAACGGGAATGGTCGGAGCAATTTTTTCCAATTTCCCGATCACATCCGGCGGGAATTTCGTCGTGGCAAAGATGACATCCGGTTTCAGCTTCAGGATGGTTTCCATGTTCGGCTGCGCCTTTTCACCGATGGATACGGTGGAGCCTGTAATTTCTTTAAACATGTCCGGGAACTTGCCGCCGACCGTGATGCCGCCGAGGGGTTTGACCCCTAGCACAAGGGCGTCTTCCATCGTCTCCATGCTGCCGGTGATCACGATTCTTTCCGCTTTTGCGGGAACGGTGTATGTTTTTCCAAGGTAATCGATGGTCCTTGTTTCATTTTCGTCCGCTTTCTTTTCTTGACCGGCGGCGTTGCCGTTTTCCGCCGATTTCTCCGGTGCGGAGGATGATTTCGCGCCGCAGGCTGTCAAAAGCAGAATGAGCAAAACAAGAAGACTAAAATGAAACCATTTCCTTTTCATGATCGGTTTCAGGTCCTCCTCCTAATCTATGATTATGATAATGATTATCATTTTCGATTATAAGGCTGATTCTCCTTTTTGACCATGGACGGTATCCGGAATTCATTTTGGACAATTTCCAGAAAAAGAAGGAGGTGACGGCCATGGTTAAAAGCGTATCAAATTTCATTTTGGACGATCTCCGGACCGTTCGCTGAAGTCTTCTTGTCCCAAAATCATTTTGGACAATCTTCAGAAAAGAGCTTTAGGGATTCGTCGATGATCCGGTCATGGGCGCAGGCCGAATATTCCACCCATGGATCCGAAGGGATCAAATACACCCGGTTGTTCCGGACCGCCTTCAATTCCTGCCAAGGCATGGAATATTGCAGCGTCTTCCAATAGGCCAGCGTTTCATCCTCCTGCCGGACCAACAGGAGCAAGCGGTCGGGATCCCATTCGGCCAACTGTTCGACGGAGACCGGCCGGTCATAGACGGCACGGTCACAACCATAGGCGGGCGTGAAGGGCAAATCGCGGAAAAATACTTCCGACATGCTGCGATTGCAGTAAACGAACAAATTTTGTTTTGAGATCCGGACAATGAGGAATCTGTCATCCTTCACCGCGGGTATTAACCGCGCTCTGGCCAGCTTCACCTTCCGGTCATAGGTTTGCAGCCAATGCTCCGCTTCCTTCGTTTCGCCCAAAAATTCGGCGGTCATCAACAATTGCTCCCGCCAATTTTTTTCCCACGGAACGTAAAAAACGGGGCCGGCCTGTTCCAGCCGTTCCTTCTCTTCGGCATCCAACTCATCCGTGCTGATCACCACATCCGGGCGGGCATGGAGGAGGGTTTCGATATTGGATTCCCAATGCAGATTTCGGCGGTAAGCGCTGAGATGCACGGCAATATCCGTGCGGTACAGCTTATAGTAATAGGGCGTTCATTTCGGGTGAAGCGGCGCGGCGTAGGGAATCATCTTGAGGGCGAGCAGCTGTCCGATCACCGGGGTTCGGTAGGCCGCGATTTTCCGGCGGCGTCTTTTCATGTAAACCGTCGGCGCGATTCCGACTTTCTTCTTGAATTTGCGGCTGAAATAAAATTCATCGTGGTAACCGACCTGATGGGCGATGTCACGGAGCCGGGCATTCGGCTGCGCCATGAGTTCTTTCGCCTTGTTGAGCCGCAGCTCGGTCAAATAATCGATGGCGCTGATCCCGTACGTTTTTTTAAACAGATCGACAAAATACTTAGGGCTGATTTTCGCGATGCGGGCCAGCTGCTCAATCGTCAAGTTCTCGTTGAAATAACGCTCCATGTAGTTTTTCGCCGCCTCCAGCGCCGTTTGTGATTCCCCGGAACGAAGGCTGCGGCTCTTCATGGCACGATAGAGCAATTCCTGGAAAATGAGCTGGCTGCGAAAGCGTTCCAGTCCGTCTCTGCTGTGCCAATGGCGGAAAACCTCCTCACACAAGGAAACAAGTTGGTCATCGGGGGTGATCGCTCCCTTCAACGGAAATGAATCTTCTCTTTCCATGTTTTGCACGCGTTCGCATCCTTGATCCGTCGCCCGAAACACGTCGAATTTGAAAAGAAAGATCTTCAGTTCCCCCGGATCGTCTGCCTCGGCCCCGTAAGTCCCGCCGGGCGGGCATATATAAACGGCGCCCTGGTGCAGCCGGTATTCATCTTTGCCCAGCATCAACCGTCCCCGTCCCTTCTCCACGACGAAAAGAGCATGGGAAGCGGCGAGCTGCTGCCCGATCCGCCAATTGCCGTCACCTTTTATGCATTCCAAATCCCGAAGCCGAAACAAGAATTCGTCCGGTGAAATTGCAACGATTTTCGGTTTGGCCCCTTCATGGCGAAACATCTGTTCCACCGTCCTTCGTTATTTCTGCTTCCGTCCGATGCAAGCAAGCCCTTCCACTTTCGTTGAAAAGGTTTTTGGGAACGTTTGGTAGTGTGGCAGGGGAAATACGATCCACTCGTTTGAAAGAAAGATCCAATAATTGATAATGATTATCATTATTATATAAGAGTATCCCGTTGGAAAGCAATTTTGAAGTACAGTCATGAATCGAAGTTGCGCTTTCCACAACACATTCGAATCTATGAAAAATCACACCGTCGCCGCCCAGTCGCAAGTTAGGGACAGCTGATCCGGAAAAGGCAACGGGCGGCGAATGGGAAATCAGCCCTTCTTCAGCCAGAAAAATAAAACAGGCAATCATTCCCATGCGGATGATTGCCTGGAACCATCGGCTAAAAAATAGAGAGGTTTCGTGGTTCTCCGTCTCCCGAACGCAATCCGGGGCAAGTTTACCTGATTCGTTTCGTTTTCGCCTTGCCCAAAGTCATGAGGACGGCAGCAAGAAGATACAGCAGGTGAAAAGAACCGAACAGCTGCCAAGCGCCATTCTGTCCGAGCAAATAAAGCCCGAAGGAGATGGCGCAAACAAAAGCGGCGAACATCAGCCATGGCTTTTTCATGACTTGGGTGGTTGGGTAGTCGTCAACCTGCCCTGATGCGACACCAATTGAAGGTAGGAGTGCTTAGCACGTTGGTACTACTGGGTAGTCGCAAGCTCTCACTTCAAACTTCGTCAGAAGTTAAGTGGGAGCAGTTGACTCTCCGCTTTCGGGTGGTACAATCTTGATAGAATGAGGAGGGGAGGGAGAATCGATGGCATTGAATGACTGGTTTCAAAAGGGGATGACCTACGAACAGTACGTCGGGCAAATGAAGCAGAACAGGGAGGAAATGCTGTCCATCCAGGAACGTTTTTCCTTGCGCCCGGAAGACAAGGAAAGGCTGGAAACATTGCGGGAAAAAGGGCTCCGGGCAATTGTTCTGACGGAAGACTGGTGCGGCGATGCGATGGTCAACAATCCGATCCTCATGAAGATCGCCGAAGCCGCCGGAATCGAAGTGCGGTTTTTGCTGCGGGACGAAAATCTGGAACTCATGGATCAATATTTAACAAACGGAAAGTCGCGGGCGATCCCGATCTACATCTTCCTCGACCGGGAAGGGAAGGAATACGCCGTTTGGGGTTCCCGGGCGCCGGAAGTTCAGCGATTTGTCGACGAGGAGAGGGCGAAATTGCCCCCGAAGGATGCGCCGGATTTCCCCGAAAAACAGAAAGCGATGTACGGCAAAATGCGGGAAAAATTTTTGCGGGATGAACAGGTATGGCGGCACATCGCGGACAGTATCATCGCGCGAATCCATCAATGATTTTCGAAAGGAAGCCGTCCATCGGACGGCTGTTGCTCGGACGCTTTTGTCGTCCGCGAATCGATCATTTTTTGAAAGGAAGGGGTCTTTATGGATTCCATTGTTTTAAACAACGGGGTGCGCATGCCCCAATTGGGGTTCGGCGTCTGGAAAATACCGGACGATCAGGTTACACAGGTCCTTGAAAAAGCCTTCGAAATCGGCTACCGTTCCGTGGACACCGCGCGGATCTACAAGAATGAAGAAGGAGTGGGCCGGGCCGTCGCCGAAAGCGGCATCCCCCGGGAAGAGCTGTTCATTACGACGAAGGTCTGGAACAGCGACCAGGGGTACGAAAACACGTTAAAGGCCTTCGAAGCGAGTTTGCAGCGATTGGGCCTGGACTATGTGGATCTTTATCTGATCCATTGGCCGACGCCCAAATACGATCAATATGTGGAAACCTACAAAGCCTTGGAAAAACTCTATAAAGACGGCCGGGTGCGGGCGATCGGCGTCAGCAATTTCGACATTGACCATCTGGAAAGGATTTTGAACGAATGCGAAGTGGT
This region of Caldibacillus debilis DSM 16016 genomic DNA includes:
- a CDS encoding iron-hydroxamate ABC transporter substrate-binding protein, with protein sequence MKRKWFHFSLLVLLILLLTACGAKSSSAPEKSAENGNAAGQEKKADENETRTIDYLGKTYTVPAKAERIVITGSMETMEDALVLGVKPLGGITVGGKFPDMFKEITGSTVSIGEKAQPNMETILKLKPDVIFATTKFPPDVIGKLEKIAPTIPVSHISTNWEANLRLLAELTGKQDAAEQALQQYKDDLAEAKAKLGDRLKEKKVVIVRIRNGNIMIYPEDVFFNPSLYMDLGLTAPQEIKQAKAQEMISLEKFSEMNPDYIFVQFSEDENKDQPNALENLQKNPIWQSINAVKNNKVFVNVVDPLAQGGTAWSKIHFLKAAVEKLGNE
- a CDS encoding ABC transporter substrate-binding protein, which produces MHLSAYRRNLHWESNIETLLHARPDVVISTDELDAEEKERLEQAGPVFYVPWEKNWREQLLMTAEFLGETKEAEHWLQTYDRKVKLARARLIPAVKDDRFLIVRISKQNLFVYCNRSMSEVFFRDLPFTPAYGCDRAVYDRPVSVEQLAEWDPDRLLLLVRQEDETLAYWKTLQYSMPWQELKAVRNNRVYLIPSDPWVEYSACAHDRIIDESLKLFSEDCPK
- a CDS encoding helix-turn-helix transcriptional regulator yields the protein MFRHEGAKPKIVAISPDEFLFRLRDLECIKGDGNWRIGQQLAASHALFVVEKGRGRLMLGKDEYRLHQGAVYICPPGGTYGAEADDPGELKIFLFKFDVFRATDQGCERVQNMEREDSFPLKGAITPDDQLVSLCEEVFRHWHSRDGLERFRSQLIFQELLYRAMKSRSLRSGESQTALEAAKNYMERYFNENLTIEQLARIAKISPKYFVDLFKKTYGISAIDYLTELRLNKAKELMAQPNARLRDIAHQVGYHDEFYFSRKFKKKVGIAPTVYMKRRRRKIAAYRTPVIGQLLALKMIPYAAPLHPK
- a CDS encoding thioredoxin family protein; translation: MALNDWFQKGMTYEQYVGQMKQNREEMLSIQERFSLRPEDKERLETLREKGLRAIVLTEDWCGDAMVNNPILMKIAEAAGIEVRFLLRDENLELMDQYLTNGKSRAIPIYIFLDREGKEYAVWGSRAPEVQRFVDEERAKLPPKDAPDFPEKQKAMYGKMREKFLRDEQVWRHIADSIIARIHQ
- a CDS encoding aldo/keto reductase, coding for MDSIVLNNGVRMPQLGFGVWKIPDDQVTQVLEKAFEIGYRSVDTARIYKNEEGVGRAVAESGIPREELFITTKVWNSDQGYENTLKAFEASLQRLGLDYVDLYLIHWPTPKYDQYVETYKALEKLYKDGRVRAIGVSNFDIDHLERILNECEVVPAVNQVECHPYLQQKELKAFCKKHGIAVEAYSPLMNGKDALQDEVILKIAKKYGKTPAQVILRWHLQEGVIAIPRTVTPSRMEENFRVFDFELSEEDMKEIAALDRNVRVNAVPSEFNVR